A genomic segment from Triticum dicoccoides isolate Atlit2015 ecotype Zavitan chromosome 1A, WEW_v2.0, whole genome shotgun sequence encodes:
- the LOC119271868 gene encoding proteasome subunit beta type-5-B-like, whose translation MVWSWYYVDSKGARLKGSSWFCSSLYAYGILDEGYKFNMSVEEAAELAWRAFITNYSATELVVAVFLVMLEPRS comes from the exons AT GGTCTGGTCTTGGTACTATGTTGATAGCAAGGGTGCAAGGCTCAAGGGAAGCAGCTGGTTCTGTAGTTCTTTGTATGCTTATGGTATCTTGGATGAGGG TTACAAATTCAACATGTCAGTTGAGGAAGCTGCTGAGTTAGCATGGCGGGCTTTTATCACAAACTATTCTGCGACAGAGCTAGTGGTGGCTGTGTTCCTGGTG